One region of Micromonospora lupini genomic DNA includes:
- a CDS encoding SsgA family sporulation/cell division regulator, whose product MSVIRPTTVEVETSLRLVAPDATALPVRASLRYDPADPYAVHVLFHAESAGGEAVSWSFARELLVTGLDEPAGIGDVRVWPWATPRGDFVALALSSPDGNALFEVPRSVLVRFLRRTYVVVPRGREAEHLDVDTAVNRLLAGR is encoded by the coding sequence ATGAGTGTCATCCGACCGACGACCGTAGAGGTCGAGACGTCGCTAAGGCTCGTCGCACCTGACGCCACCGCCTTGCCGGTGCGTGCCAGTCTGCGTTACGACCCTGCTGACCCGTATGCGGTCCATGTCCTGTTCCATGCCGAGTCGGCAGGGGGCGAGGCGGTGAGCTGGTCGTTCGCTCGCGAACTTCTGGTGACCGGCCTGGACGAACCGGCCGGCATCGGCGATGTGCGGGTCTGGCCCTGGGCCACACCGCGCGGCGACTTCGTCGCGCTGGCCCTCTCGTCACCGGACGGCAACGCCCTCTTCGAGGTGCCGCGCAGCGTCCTGGTGCGTTTCCTTCGACGGACGTACGTCGTCGTCCCGCGCGGCCGCGAGGCCGAGCACCTGGACGTCGACACGGCGGTGAACCGGCTGCTCGCCGGTCGCTGA